GCACAGAGAAAATAACTGATGTTGTTAAAAATTATAAATCTTATTTGCCGAAATATTTTCCTATTGTTCACCCATCACCAAGGAATAATATTTGGCTTAACCGTAATCCTTGGTTTGGAAAAGAAGTAGTACCTCGCTTGCAAGCCAAAGTTAGTAACATAATTAAAGAAAAGTGAAATTGTGTAATTATCTGACTGTAGTATAAAAAAGTTATTTATCTAAAGTAAAAGGAAATAAACGATATGATAGAACAAAAAAACCATACAAAGCAGATCACTATGTTAGCGACAATCATTGCTTTCAATATCGCATTATCTTACATTGTTAAGATACCTGTCCCAGCGACAAATGGATTTGTTAACTTGGTTGAAGCAGGAATATTTTTAGCTGCTCTGCTTGGTGGTGCACGTAGTGGATTGATTGTCGGTGGTTTAAGCGGTCTGCTGTTAGATTTGCTTGCTGGGTATCCACAGTGGATGATTTTTTCTTTAATTATTCATGGGATAGAAGGATTAATTGTTGGCTATTTTGGCTATAAAAAACACATTACCAGCCAAGTCATTGGCTTAATTATTGGATCATTTATTATGGTGGTTGGGTACATGTTAGCTGGGGCTATGTTGTATAATTGGACGGCGGGGCTGGCGTCGATTATCGGGAATATCGCACAAGCAGTGATGGGACTAATCGTTGCATTGGTTCTTGTTCCAGTATTTAAAAAGCTACCGCAGGTTGATTTGAAAATTTAATTTTTTTAGTTAGTTATTGATTTTTCTGTTTGATTGAAAACCTTGTATAGGAAGAACAACAAAAGTTATATTTATGTGATACAATTACGAACGAATTGGAAAAATGAAGCCATGGTTACGCAATATAGTCAGCGACCGAGGGCTTCATCGTTTGAAATATTCAAAAAGCACCCACCTATTGATATAAAAAAGCCGAGGGGAAAGGTTCAGCATCTTTGATGTACGCTGGTTCTTTCCTTTTTTTGTTGTTTTTGATTTCGGTAGAGTAATGGTTGAAAACTAACATAAAATTCAAAACACAATATTTTTTCTATACTGAAAAATGCAAGAAAATACGACCATGTTGCTAGCTGAAATCCAGCATACATTAGCAATAACCAATAAGCATAATATTTGTACAGTTTTTTTAATCAGAACGGTTTAGTCTATAGCGGAATTCAATAAGTTATATTGCAAAAAAAGATAATGGCGTGTTAGAAGGCTTAAAACATATTAAGTTAATATGATCTTACTAGTTTATTGAAGAAAATCAAAAAAACCATCTTTCTTTAGAAATTGATGATTAATGTAAGATGACTTTTATTGATGTTTTATTAGGTTTTTAATTTAGAGCAGCAACTATAGCTTCATTAAACGATGGGATGTCTTTTGGTTCCCGGCT
The Leuconostoc suionicum genome window above contains:
- a CDS encoding ECF transporter S component, coding for MIEQKNHTKQITMLATIIAFNIALSYIVKIPVPATNGFVNLVEAGIFLAALLGGARSGLIVGGLSGLLLDLLAGYPQWMIFSLIIHGIEGLIVGYFGYKKHITSQVIGLIIGSFIMVVGYMLAGAMLYNWTAGLASIIGNIAQAVMGLIVALVLVPVFKKLPQVDLKI